In Cyclopterus lumpus isolate fCycLum1 chromosome 9, fCycLum1.pri, whole genome shotgun sequence, a single genomic region encodes these proteins:
- the LOC117736737 gene encoding cytochrome c oxidase subunit 6A, mitochondrial → MAALGRVSQMLLRSSLIMTRRQLSAAVAAGHGEQAAKTWKILSFVVALPGVAVCMLNMYLKEQQHTHEQPEFVPYSHLRIRSKRFPWGDGNKSLFHNPHANALPNGYEGHDE, encoded by the exons ATGGCGGCTCTCGGACGCGTCTCTCAAATGTTGCTCAGGTCTTCTTTGATCATGACCCGGCGTcagctctctgctgctgttgctgctggacACGGCGAGCAAGCAG CCAAGACATGGAAGATCCTCTCGTTTGTGGTTGCCCTACCTGGTGTTGCGGTGTGCATGTTGAACATGTACCTTAAAGAGCAGCAGCATACCCATGAACAGCCAGAGTTTGTCCCTTACAGCCACCTTCGCATCCGCAGCAAG CGTTTCCCTTGGGGAGATGGCAACAAATCCCTTTTCCACAATCCACACGCGAATGCTCTTCCTAATGGCTATGAGGGCCACGATGAGTAA
- the si:ch211-107p11.3 gene encoding uncharacterized protein si:ch211-107p11.3, translating into MNTDIDFQMMKKQERAHFFSSREQELILKLYEEERGILTAKSNTTTASKMREEAWQRIADKINMVSDSGYKRSWQQVKVKHKNIVQTAKRRQVEVMRNEGGSATPSLTSAEEDVLQHRHNRLRVEVLPGGACIEPLTGSDSSFISVSGHPVLLMPVTKTEPESLSSDETDVSETHFEGDLHNFLGRDNSDFTPIGGRRAKRQTEDIRALYCCYLKKEIENRDQQMAYRALKMRKMEKEIVLLDKQLM; encoded by the exons ATGAACACAGACATAG atttccAGATGATGAAAAAACAGGAGAGGGCACATTTCTTCAGCTCTAGAGAGCAGGAACTCATTTTGAAGTTGTatgaagaagaaagagggatATTAACAGCCAAATCAAACACTACCACTGCCTCAAAAATGAGAGAAGAAGCCTGGCAGAGAATTGCTgataaaataaacat GGTATCGGACAGTGGCTACAAAAGGTCGTGGCAGCAAGTAAAAGTCAAACATAAAAATATAGTGCAAACAG CAAAAAGAAGACAGGTCGAGGTGATGAGGAATGAAGGGGGGTCAGCAACCCCATCGCTGACTTCCGCAGAGGAGGATGTGCTCCAGCACAGACACAACAGGCTGAGGGTGGAGGTCCTCCCAGGAGGTGCTTGTATTGAGCCTCTGACTGGATCTGACAGCTCATTTATTAGTG TCTCAGGCCATCCTGTCCTCCTCATGCCTGTAACAAAGACTGAACCAGAGAGCCTGAGCAGTGATGAGACAGACGTCAGTGAAACTCATTTTGAAGGG GATTTGCACAATTTCCTGGGGAGGGACAATTCAGATTTTACTCCAATCGGTGGAAGAAGAGCTAAG agacagacagaagataTAAGAGCCCTTTACTGCTGCTACCTcaagaaggagatagagaaccGTGACCAGCAGATGGCATACAGAGCACTTAAAatgaggaagatggagaaagaaatTGTATTACTTGATAAGCAGCTGATGTGA
- the hps4 gene encoding Hermansky-Pudlak syndrome 4 protein isoform X1: protein MTELMLPDSRRCTYFFLYDGCKVKGEGDLTREGICYFYPEETPLDKQELLCGQLAGAGRCVSELSSSPVRILRLRHNTFSIRMKDDFFWALGCSVEVSTISVCELLDQLINLFCFYNGSVRRSYQLNSQETLARRWAQYLSHLQSGSLELHHIFSCLRTIDSTNIDPLLLLKAALILQACQRCPLVAAGCILFRGRVVSTQMSPDLTMKVMVHESETYTEAQRSSGPSTVSSTTVFLIMSELQYLQSAPVDKDFSSHSTPHKSTPPRKTRLSRTLSDTPSTESEPSDTGSSQSPQKVSFGPRLSDSSVLSPDLSQSFADPPTQLEPPFSNGNHSPEAEEEVLDESYYHSFHSNRDTVSQMHNGDSSLFGERSHLNGGDGDTACGTVFDFRGAEESHDDKVLEEVSRGVCGNVQGHSAEIPDPPRSGAFDIQEECPLIPMTLYLHRVKGLVLALLVEPHFLSDTDSMEEVYHSSLASLNGLEAHLRTISPGAPGTPGPYIFAHFDCIQSTLTTNLSGRPGGAPERPFVRATSLLHSHFCNTETLQEAIIRSAGAAVYGTRSVAQETYFQQHGGSLRNSGIPNHQDSAFSLPGKARHRLLKHGVNLL from the exons ATGACGGAGCTCATGCTGCCAGACTCAAGAAG GTGCACTTATTTCTTCCTCTATGATGGATGCAAAGTCAAAGGAGAAGGTGATCTTACCAGAGAGGGAATCTGCTATTTCTACCCTGAAGAG ACCCCTTTAGATAAGCAGGAGCTGCTGTGTGGTCAGCTGGCGGGCGCTGGCCGCTGTGTCTCTGAactttcctcctcccctgtgCGCATACTGAGGCTGCGCCACAACACGTTTTCCATCCGGATGAAAGATGACTTTTTTTGG GCTCTGGGCTGCTCAGTGGAAGTCTCCACCATCAGTGTCTGTGAGCTCCTGGATCAGCTAATAAACCTCTTTTGTTTCTACAACGGCTCCGTCCGACGAAGCTACCAG CTTAACAGTCAAGAAACTCTGGCTCGTCGATGGGCGCAGTACCTCTCACACCTGCAGTCAGGATCCTTAGAGCTTCATCACATCTTCAGCTGCTTGAGAACGATTGACTCAACTAAC ATTGATCCACTTCTCCTGCTCAAAGCTGCCCTCATCCTCCAGGCGTGTCAGCGCTGCCCTCTTGTGGCAGCGGGCTGTATTCTGTTCAGAGGAAG GGTTGTCAGCACACAGATGTCTCCAGATCTCACAATGAAGGTGATGGTTCATGAGAGTGAAACGTACACTGAG GCCCAGAGGTCTAGTGGACCGAGTACCGTCAGCTCCACTACTGTGTTCCTGATCATGTCTGAACTTCAGTATCTGCAATCCGCCCCCGTCGACAAAGATTTCAG TTCCCATTCTACTCCACACAAAAGCACCCCCCCAAGGAAGACCCGCCTGTCAAGAACGTTATCCGACACTCCCTCCACCGAGTCAGAGCCATCCGATACAGGTTCCTCCCAGTCTCCACAGAAGGTGTCCTTCGGTCCTCGCTTGTCAGACAGCTCTGTGTTGAGCCCAGATCTGTCGCAGAGCTTCGCCGATCCCCCAACGCAGTTAGAGCCCCCTTTCTCAAATGGAAACCACTCCCCTGAAGCTGAGGAGGAAGTGCTGGATGAGTCATATTATCACAGTTTTCACAGCAACAGAGACACGGTCAGCCAGATGCATAATGGAGACAGTTCATTGTTTGGAGAACGCTCCCATCTTAATGGAGGAGATGGGGACACCGCTTGTGGGACAGTATTTGACTTCAGAGGGGCGGAGGAATCCCATGACGATAAAGTTTTGGAAGAGGTCAGTAGAGGTGTCTGTGGGAATGTTCAGGGCCACTCGGCAGAGATACCAGATCCTCCTCGCTCTGGTGCTTTCGACATCCAAGAGGAGTGTCCACTGATTCCCATGACGCTGTACCTGCACCGGGTGAAAGGCTTGGTGCTGGCTCTGCTGGTGGAGCCTCACTTCTTGAGTGACACAGATTCTATGGAGGAAGTG TATCACAGCAGCCTGGCGTCACTCAATGGACTAGAGGCCCATCTGAGGACCATCTCTCCAGGGGCCCCAGGCACTCCCGGACCCTACATCTTTGCCCACTTTGACTGCATTCAGAGCACGCTGACAA CCAACCTGTCTGGTCGACCAGGGGGAGCCCCGGAGCGTCCTTTTGTGAGAGCCACATCACTTCTTCACTCACATTTCTGTAACACTGAAACTCTGCAGGAGGCTATTATCAG GAGTGCTGGAGCTGCTGTGTATGGAACCCGCAGCGTGGCCCAGGAAACGTACTTCCAGCAGCACGGGGGTTCACTGAGGAACTCTGGCATCCCTAACCACCAGGACAGTGCGTTCTCGCTTCCCGGCAAGGCACGACACAGACTACTGAAACACGGGGTTAACCTGCTCTGA
- the hps4 gene encoding Hermansky-Pudlak syndrome 4 protein isoform X2 → MTELMLPDSRRCTYFFLYDGCKVKGEGDLTREGICYFYPEETPLDKQELLCGQLAGAGRCVSELSSSPVRILRLRHNTFSIRMKDDFFWALGCSVEVSTISVCELLDQLINLFCFYNGSVRRSYQLNSQETLARRWAQYLSHLQSGSLELHHIFSCLRTIDSTNIDPLLLLKAALILQACQRCPLVAAGCILFRGRVVSTQMSPDLTMKVMVHESETYTEAQRSSGPSTVSSTTVFLIMSELQYLQSAPVDKDFSSHSTPHKSTPPRKTRLSRTLSDTPSTESEPSDTGSSQSPQKVSFGPRLSDSSVLSPDLSQSFADPPTQLEPPFSNGNHSPEAEEEVLDESYYHSFHSNRDTVSQMHNGDSSLFGERSHLNGGDGDTACGTVFDFRGAEESHDDKVLEEVSRGVCGNVQGHSAEIPDPPRSGAFDIQEECPLIPMTLYLHRVKGLVLALLVEPHFLSDTDSMEEVYHSSLASLNGLEAHLRTISPGAPGTPGPYIFAHFDCIQSTLTISPLFTFLLEVSIFCPSLPGDEEGGGVVVYIFLCMS, encoded by the exons ATGACGGAGCTCATGCTGCCAGACTCAAGAAG GTGCACTTATTTCTTCCTCTATGATGGATGCAAAGTCAAAGGAGAAGGTGATCTTACCAGAGAGGGAATCTGCTATTTCTACCCTGAAGAG ACCCCTTTAGATAAGCAGGAGCTGCTGTGTGGTCAGCTGGCGGGCGCTGGCCGCTGTGTCTCTGAactttcctcctcccctgtgCGCATACTGAGGCTGCGCCACAACACGTTTTCCATCCGGATGAAAGATGACTTTTTTTGG GCTCTGGGCTGCTCAGTGGAAGTCTCCACCATCAGTGTCTGTGAGCTCCTGGATCAGCTAATAAACCTCTTTTGTTTCTACAACGGCTCCGTCCGACGAAGCTACCAG CTTAACAGTCAAGAAACTCTGGCTCGTCGATGGGCGCAGTACCTCTCACACCTGCAGTCAGGATCCTTAGAGCTTCATCACATCTTCAGCTGCTTGAGAACGATTGACTCAACTAAC ATTGATCCACTTCTCCTGCTCAAAGCTGCCCTCATCCTCCAGGCGTGTCAGCGCTGCCCTCTTGTGGCAGCGGGCTGTATTCTGTTCAGAGGAAG GGTTGTCAGCACACAGATGTCTCCAGATCTCACAATGAAGGTGATGGTTCATGAGAGTGAAACGTACACTGAG GCCCAGAGGTCTAGTGGACCGAGTACCGTCAGCTCCACTACTGTGTTCCTGATCATGTCTGAACTTCAGTATCTGCAATCCGCCCCCGTCGACAAAGATTTCAG TTCCCATTCTACTCCACACAAAAGCACCCCCCCAAGGAAGACCCGCCTGTCAAGAACGTTATCCGACACTCCCTCCACCGAGTCAGAGCCATCCGATACAGGTTCCTCCCAGTCTCCACAGAAGGTGTCCTTCGGTCCTCGCTTGTCAGACAGCTCTGTGTTGAGCCCAGATCTGTCGCAGAGCTTCGCCGATCCCCCAACGCAGTTAGAGCCCCCTTTCTCAAATGGAAACCACTCCCCTGAAGCTGAGGAGGAAGTGCTGGATGAGTCATATTATCACAGTTTTCACAGCAACAGAGACACGGTCAGCCAGATGCATAATGGAGACAGTTCATTGTTTGGAGAACGCTCCCATCTTAATGGAGGAGATGGGGACACCGCTTGTGGGACAGTATTTGACTTCAGAGGGGCGGAGGAATCCCATGACGATAAAGTTTTGGAAGAGGTCAGTAGAGGTGTCTGTGGGAATGTTCAGGGCCACTCGGCAGAGATACCAGATCCTCCTCGCTCTGGTGCTTTCGACATCCAAGAGGAGTGTCCACTGATTCCCATGACGCTGTACCTGCACCGGGTGAAAGGCTTGGTGCTGGCTCTGCTGGTGGAGCCTCACTTCTTGAGTGACACAGATTCTATGGAGGAAGTG TATCACAGCAGCCTGGCGTCACTCAATGGACTAGAGGCCCATCTGAGGACCATCTCTCCAGGGGCCCCAGGCACTCCCGGACCCTACATCTTTGCCCACTTTGACTGCATTCAGAGCACGCTGACAA TTTCCCcacttttcacttttcttcttGAGGTGAGTATCTTCTGCCCATCTCTACCTGGGGacgaggaggggggcggggttgtagtttatatttttctttgcaTGAGCTAA
- the si:ch211-170d8.2 gene encoding uncharacterized protein si:ch211-170d8.2 — MSSSHCIWIALFLFSATTRDIGVFGRAVDKLGFLSQSQKTADESSGTTLRTDALRRWRRGVAETHLERCAELVAPWLENTHAPEDNATRLQLRVRPFSPGASRHPVFPGKSLFSFVRRVYHCCQEGVNCRSVKGIQGRLRGGTAVEFLLTREILSLTIMRAELHLQLSNPQHLDIYPVLSSMAKQDLPTRYSLWSQGNTVELRVDLLFLFHSLKQATGGAGGGPSLENIRRLVFSSRKYPPGERPASGALQDTEADVWGDGVANTLPALDLGLVLGCSKAASGVSCETGGVHLSHTPFMALYYR, encoded by the exons ATGTCCTCCTCGCACTGCATTTGGATTGCTCTATTTCTTTTCTCGGCGACGACAAGGGACATTGGAGTATTTGGTCGCGCAGTAGACAAACTGGGATTTCTGTCACAGTCCCAGAAAACTGCAGATGAGTCCTCCGGAACAACTTTACGCACGGACGCGTTGAGGCGCTGGAGGCGCGGGGTCGCGGAGACCCACCTGGAGCGGTGTGCAGAGCTGGTGGCGCCGtggctggaaaacacacacgctCCGGAGGATAATGCAACGCGGTTGCAGCTCCGCGTCCGGCCCTTTTCCCCGGGAGCATCCCGGCACCCGGTTTTCCCAGGAAAATCCCTCTTTAGCTTTGTCCGACGGGTTTACCACTGCTGTCAAGAAGGAGTAAACTGCAGAAGCGTAAAGGGAATTCAAGGTCGATTGAGAGGAG gCACAGCTGTGGAGTTTCTGCTCACCAGGGAGATTTTGTCTTTGACGATTATGAGAGCCGAGCTCCACCTCCAACTTTCCAACCCACAACATCTGGATATCTATCCTGTGCTTTCATCTATGGCAAAGCAAGACTTACCTACAAG GTACAGTTTGTGGTCACAGGGCAACACGGTGGAGCTGAGAGTAGATCTGCTATTCCTTTTCCACAGTCTGAAACAGGCGACgggtggtgcaggaggtggtcCCAGCTTGGAGAACATAAGGCGGCTGGTGTTTTCTTCTAGGAAGTATCCACCAGGTGAAAGGCCTGCTTCTGGGGCTCTGCAGGACACAGAAGCTGATGTTTGGGGGGATGGGGTGGCCAACACGCTGCCTGCTCTGGACCTGGGCCTGGTCCTGGGCTGCAGCAAGGCTGCATCGGGGGTATCCTGCGAAACGGGCGGTGTTCACCTCTCACATACACCCTTCATGGCTCTGTACTACAGATGA